The following proteins come from a genomic window of Methylosinus sp. H3A:
- a CDS encoding TonB-dependent receptor — translation MPTFAFNIGFNYERPLGAIFDGLGDWANRPVTGFVYANVAWQDKQELTDPTAVIHYWQDAYALTNLGFGIRTDDDRFSLNVWAKNIADVRPATSFSPGTATARRRSACRTRSAPSAGRCA, via the coding sequence GTGCCGACCTTCGCCTTCAATATTGGCTTCAACTATGAGCGTCCGCTCGGCGCGATATTCGACGGCCTCGGCGATTGGGCGAATCGTCCCGTCACCGGATTCGTCTACGCGAACGTCGCCTGGCAGGACAAGCAGGAACTGACCGATCCGACGGCGGTCATCCATTATTGGCAGGACGCCTACGCATTGACCAATCTCGGCTTCGGCATCCGTACCGACGACGATCGCTTCAGCCTGAACGTCTGGGCCAAGAACATCGCCGACGTCCGGCCGGCGACGTCCTTCAGCCCCGGCACGGCCACCGCCCGACGACGATCGGCTTGCCGGACACGGTCCGCACCATCGGCGGGACGCTGCGCGTGA
- a CDS encoding outer membrane protein transport protein, with amino-acid sequence MDRLQLRRVTAATALAGGLIVNPPIARATEGYFLEGYGTREKGLAGAGVADSRDPLALSINPAGLVDVGQQFTGGLTAFSPDRGYTTSGPGFVAQGDVRSGRGLFPIPNFGYSQPIDQTSAWGVAAYGNGGMNTTYSKNYASQFFPNPFACPRPGVFCGENAGVDLNQAFLSAGYAQRFGSVSIGVAPILAIQIFKARGLSGFGPFSVDRSNLSDHSYNWSVGAGVRAGAQWNVTNQLRVGVAASTPIWTTKLYKYSGLFAEGGGFDIPATVTAGVAFDVLPTVTLLADWRHIFYSHVASVGNSSQLPYLFGLANGPGFGWSDVDAIKLGAEWRATADWTFRVGYSHNNNPIESRDVTINILAPGVVTDHISGGLSYRVTPNSTIDLAAVVSPRHSVSGIEVTPAGPNPFRTINIYLSEFEVTAGLTYKFDSGPTPALVAKY; translated from the coding sequence ATGGACCGCTTGCAATTGCGCAGAGTCACTGCAGCTACGGCATTGGCCGGTGGTTTGATCGTCAACCCCCCAATCGCTCGAGCGACCGAGGGCTATTTTCTCGAGGGCTACGGGACGCGCGAAAAAGGTCTTGCCGGCGCGGGCGTCGCCGACTCCCGCGACCCGCTCGCATTGTCGATTAATCCCGCCGGTCTCGTGGATGTCGGTCAACAATTCACGGGTGGGCTCACGGCTTTCTCGCCGGACCGGGGCTACACCACCTCTGGTCCTGGATTCGTGGCGCAGGGCGACGTCCGAAGCGGGCGCGGCCTGTTTCCGATCCCGAATTTCGGCTACAGCCAGCCGATCGACCAAACTTCGGCCTGGGGCGTCGCCGCCTACGGCAATGGCGGCATGAACACGACCTATTCGAAGAATTACGCCAGCCAGTTCTTTCCCAACCCGTTCGCCTGCCCCAGGCCCGGCGTCTTTTGTGGAGAGAACGCCGGCGTCGACCTGAACCAGGCCTTCCTCTCCGCGGGCTACGCTCAACGGTTCGGAAGCGTTTCGATCGGCGTCGCGCCTATACTCGCCATCCAGATCTTCAAAGCGCGCGGTCTTTCGGGATTTGGGCCGTTCTCGGTCGATCGCAGCAATCTCTCCGACCACAGCTATAACTGGTCGGTCGGCGCGGGCGTGCGCGCCGGCGCGCAATGGAATGTCACCAATCAATTGCGTGTCGGCGTCGCTGCTTCGACGCCGATTTGGACGACGAAATTATACAAATACTCGGGCTTGTTCGCGGAGGGCGGCGGCTTTGACATTCCCGCCACCGTCACGGCCGGCGTCGCCTTCGACGTTCTGCCGACCGTCACCTTGCTCGCCGACTGGAGGCATATTTTCTACTCGCACGTCGCCTCGGTCGGCAATTCATCGCAACTGCCATATCTCTTCGGTTTGGCGAATGGACCGGGCTTTGGTTGGAGCGACGTCGACGCGATCAAATTGGGCGCCGAATGGCGGGCGACTGCCGACTGGACCTTCCGCGTTGGCTACTCGCACAACAATAATCCGATCGAGTCGCGCGACGTGACGATCAATATTCTCGCGCCAGGCGTCGTGACCGACCACATCAGCGGCGGCCTCAGCTATCGCGTCACGCCGAATTCGACGATCGATCTCGCCGCTGTCGTCTCGCCCAGGCACTCTGTCTCCGGCATCGAGGTCACGCCCGCCGGCCCCAATCCGTTTCGCACCATCAATATCTATCTTAGCGAGTTCGAAGTCACGGCGGGTTTGACCTACAAATTCGACTCCGGGCCAACGCCCGCCCTCGTCGCGAAATACTGA
- a CDS encoding TonB-dependent siderophore receptor, with product MRVDAPQEKARPAPRPVSHASVRARAVRRAAQAPRAPAQPIAVAPRVEKTFRDSTTASGVVFGRGPIGVQGYVAAGTSSATKTTTSIMDIPQSVTILTKQQMQDRGSVSLGQALTYVPGVTVAQGEGNRDQITIRGQDTTADFYTDGVRDDAQYYRDLYNISSVEVLKGPSAMIFGRGGGGGVVNRVTKKADGQTIRELGFSTGSWGRKRATVDLGQAVSDTVALRLNALYEQSYGFRDFFDLERYGVNPTLTWRPEENTYLTLNYEHFRDHRTADRGIPSIGGVSVGGLPVVPAYPASVPIDSFFGNPGVSYSKVDLNRASLVVDHKTDFGLEIHNQTVYADYQKRYQNTFPDQPVNLATGLVRIDGYVASNPRQSIFNQTDFTYKFSLSPDIRHTLLFGAEFGNQRSDDWRDLSRWNDPLVGPQRVTTPFWSPTVYNQVSFTNPNRRRHTDLDLAAGYVQDQIEITRYVNVVAGVRFDSFDLAFADALTGQQLKRADNRWSPRVGVVVKPLEELSLYGSWSRSFLPSAGDQFNVLNVTTASLAPQRFENFEIGFKAQILPLLYFTGALYQLDRTNQQLTVGPIANIIGDTRTRGGEVGLVGKVTDEWQVSLGYAHQAAAIMSAENAGAVGRVVPSVPRDTFSFWNRYDITPMFGVGAGVVHNARFYAAIDNSVIVPGYTRVDGAVFFNPGKDFFGLGEEMSAQVNIENILGATYYAAAHNNNNIMPGAPRSAYVTINAKF from the coding sequence GTGAGAGTCGATGCGCCGCAGGAAAAGGCTCGGCCTGCACCTCGGCCCGTTTCCCATGCGAGCGTCCGAGCGCGCGCTGTTCGCCGGGCCGCGCAAGCGCCGCGCGCGCCGGCCCAGCCGATCGCCGTCGCGCCGCGTGTCGAGAAGACATTCCGGGACTCCACCACGGCGAGCGGTGTCGTTTTCGGGCGCGGCCCGATCGGCGTCCAAGGCTATGTCGCGGCCGGCACGTCCTCGGCGACCAAGACCACCACCTCCATCATGGACATTCCTCAATCGGTCACGATCCTCACCAAGCAGCAGATGCAGGATCGCGGCAGCGTGAGTCTCGGCCAGGCGCTGACCTATGTCCCGGGCGTGACGGTTGCGCAGGGCGAGGGCAATCGCGATCAGATCACCATCCGCGGCCAGGACACGACCGCCGATTTCTATACCGACGGCGTACGCGACGACGCGCAATATTATCGTGATCTCTACAATATCTCCTCGGTGGAGGTGCTGAAGGGGCCGAGCGCCATGATCTTCGGCCGAGGCGGCGGCGGCGGCGTCGTCAATCGCGTGACAAAGAAGGCCGACGGCCAAACCATTCGTGAACTCGGCTTTAGTACCGGAAGCTGGGGCCGCAAGCGCGCGACCGTCGATCTCGGACAGGCAGTCTCAGACACGGTCGCATTGCGTCTCAACGCGCTCTATGAGCAGTCCTACGGCTTCCGCGACTTTTTCGATCTCGAGCGATATGGCGTCAATCCGACGCTGACATGGCGTCCGGAGGAGAACACATATTTGACGCTGAACTACGAGCATTTCCGGGATCACCGCACGGCCGACAGAGGCATTCCCTCGATCGGCGGCGTCTCGGTCGGCGGCCTGCCTGTCGTTCCGGCCTATCCGGCCTCCGTGCCGATCGATTCCTTCTTCGGCAATCCGGGTGTCAGCTATTCCAAGGTCGATCTCAACCGCGCGTCGCTGGTCGTCGACCATAAGACGGACTTCGGCCTCGAGATTCATAACCAAACCGTCTATGCGGATTATCAGAAGCGCTATCAGAACACATTTCCCGATCAGCCGGTGAATCTCGCGACGGGGCTGGTCCGCATCGACGGATATGTCGCCTCGAATCCGCGGCAGAGCATCTTCAACCAGACCGACTTCACCTATAAATTCTCGCTCTCTCCAGACATCCGGCATACGCTTTTGTTCGGCGCCGAATTCGGAAATCAGAGGAGCGACGATTGGCGTGATCTCTCGCGCTGGAACGACCCGCTGGTGGGTCCCCAGCGCGTCACCACGCCCTTCTGGTCTCCGACCGTCTATAATCAGGTTTCCTTCACCAATCCCAACCGCAGACGCCACACCGATCTCGATTTAGCGGCCGGCTATGTTCAGGACCAGATCGAAATCACCCGCTATGTCAATGTCGTCGCCGGCGTGAGATTCGACAGCTTCGATCTCGCATTCGCCGATGCGCTCACCGGTCAGCAGTTGAAACGCGCCGACAATCGATGGTCGCCGCGCGTTGGCGTCGTGGTGAAGCCTCTCGAGGAGTTGTCGCTCTACGGGAGTTGGTCGCGCTCCTTCCTGCCCAGCGCAGGCGATCAGTTCAATGTCCTGAACGTCACCACAGCGTCGCTCGCGCCGCAGCGCTTCGAAAATTTCGAGATCGGCTTCAAGGCGCAGATCTTGCCGCTCCTCTATTTCACCGGCGCGTTGTATCAGCTCGATCGCACCAATCAGCAGCTGACTGTCGGACCGATCGCCAATATCATCGGCGACACGCGGACGAGGGGCGGCGAAGTCGGGCTGGTCGGCAAGGTCACCGACGAGTGGCAGGTCTCGCTCGGCTACGCCCATCAAGCCGCCGCGATCATGAGCGCCGAGAACGCGGGCGCGGTCGGCAGGGTCGTTCCCTCCGTGCCGAGGGACACCTTCTCCTTCTGGAACCGATATGACATCACGCCGATGTTCGGTGTCGGCGCAGGCGTCGTGCATAATGCGCGTTTCTACGCGGCAATCGACAATTCCGTGATCGTTCCCGGCTACACGCGCGTCGACGGCGCGGTATTCTTCAACCCCGGAAAGGATTTCTTCGGCCTCGGCGAGGAAATGAGCGCGCAGGTCAATATCGAGAACATTCTCGGGGCGACCTACTACGCTGCTGCGCACAACAACAACAACATCATGCCGGGCGCGCCGCGCTCCGCTTATGTAACAATCAACGCAAAATTTTGA
- a CDS encoding transposase, whose protein sequence is MNENATVETALGAGFVGRVDFRRSRSGNRLWSKELKGRIVRESLAPGARVADVACKYRIWTFNIGANYEHPLGAIFAGLGGFGSLDDWTSEPLTAFGYFNVNWQDKTQLTNPWSIRQYWQRSYAIVNVGAGIRTDDDKYSLTFWPKNIGDERPFSTWDLGIGGNPARVGLTRWPATFGGAFRVKLY, encoded by the coding sequence ATGAACGAGAATGCGACAGTCGAAACGGCTTTGGGCGCGGGATTTGTCGGACGTGTGGATTTCCGCCGTTCACGTTCGGGCAATCGGCTGTGGTCGAAGGAGCTGAAGGGCCGGATCGTGCGAGAGAGTCTCGCGCCTGGAGCCCGTGTCGCCGATGTGGCATGCAAATATCGGATATGGACATTCAACATCGGCGCGAACTACGAGCATCCGCTCGGTGCCATTTTCGCCGGTCTCGGCGGCTTCGGCAGCCTCGACGACTGGACCTCGGAGCCGCTCACGGCATTCGGCTATTTCAACGTCAACTGGCAGGACAAGACGCAACTGACCAATCCCTGGTCCATTCGGCAATATTGGCAGAGGAGCTACGCGATCGTGAATGTCGGCGCCGGCATCCGCACGGATGACGACAAATACAGCCTCACCTTCTGGCCCAAGAACATCGGCGACGAGAGGCCTTTCAGCACCTGGGATCTCGGAATCGGCGGCAACCCGGCGAGGGTCGGCCTCACTCGCTGGCCGGCGACCTTCGGCGGCGCGTTTCGAGTGAAGCTCTACTGA
- a CDS encoding IS6 family transposase — translation MLSADELFKGRHFDREIIVLCVRWYLRYKLSFRDLVEMMAERGLSLAHTTIMRWVQRYVPEFEKRWNRFSRQVGGSWRVDETYVKIKGRWVYLYRAVDKAGKTVEFLLRAKRDVAAAKAFFRRAFASHGRPPGKITLDGYQASHRAARELLAQHRGGARTRIRSSKYLNNLIEQDHRSIKLRLGPMLGFKRFRHAAITIAGVELMHRIRKGQFALSRLRAAGTTAPEIWSAVLAA, via the coding sequence ATGCTGAGTGCGGACGAACTTTTCAAAGGCCGCCATTTCGACCGCGAGATCATCGTTCTCTGCGTGCGCTGGTATCTGCGATACAAGCTCAGCTTTCGCGATCTCGTGGAAATGATGGCCGAACGCGGCTTATCTTTGGCTCACACGACCATCATGCGCTGGGTTCAGCGCTACGTTCCGGAGTTCGAAAAGCGGTGGAACCGATTCTCGCGCCAAGTCGGCGGATCGTGGCGCGTCGATGAGACCTACGTCAAAATCAAGGGGCGGTGGGTCTATCTCTACCGCGCCGTGGACAAGGCAGGAAAAACAGTGGAGTTTTTGCTGCGCGCGAAGCGAGATGTCGCCGCCGCCAAAGCGTTTTTCCGTCGTGCGTTCGCGAGCCACGGACGGCCGCCGGGCAAAATCACGCTCGACGGATATCAGGCGTCACATCGGGCGGCGCGCGAGCTTCTCGCACAGCATCGAGGCGGCGCACGGACTCGCATTCGATCTTCGAAATACCTGAATAATCTGATTGAACAGGATCACCGATCTATCAAGCTTCGTTTGGGGCCGATGCTCGGGTTCAAGCGATTCCGACATGCGGCGATCACGATCGCCGGCGTCGAACTCATGCATCGCATCAGGAAGGGGCAATTCGCGCTGAGCAGATTAAGAGCCGCCGGGACAACTGCGCCCGAAATCTGGAGTGCAGTGCTCGCTGCCTGA